The Sphingomonas sanxanigenens DSM 19645 = NX02 genome includes a region encoding these proteins:
- a CDS encoding ABC transporter permease — MTAYAIRRILLALPVMAVVTILVFALLYFAPGDPALVIAGDNATAADIARIRHTLQLDQPPVTRFLAWAGRLLQGDFGTSIYTGEPVARMIAQRAGATLSLMALATTFAVVIGLALGILAAQRRGGGWDRFLAGYATLGFSLPPFVMAYILAFIFAATLHWLPVQGFKPISSGLGGFLTTAILPALSLGIVFSALVANVTRGSMLETLEQDYIRTAVAKGVGRPAILFRHALRNAAIPIVTVIGSGVPVLIGGTVVVEGIFVVPGIGGLTVDAILHRDYPVIQAVVLMSSLVYVLVNLLVDLSYTLLDPRIRY; from the coding sequence ATGACCGCCTATGCGATCCGCCGGATCCTGCTCGCGCTGCCGGTGATGGCGGTCGTCACGATCCTCGTCTTCGCCTTGCTCTATTTCGCCCCCGGCGATCCGGCGCTGGTCATCGCCGGCGACAATGCCACCGCCGCCGACATCGCCCGCATCCGCCACACGCTGCAGCTCGATCAGCCGCCGGTCACGCGCTTCCTCGCCTGGGCGGGGCGGCTGCTGCAGGGCGATTTCGGTACCTCGATCTACACCGGCGAGCCGGTCGCGCGGATGATCGCGCAGCGCGCCGGCGCGACCCTGAGCCTGATGGCGCTGGCGACGACCTTCGCGGTCGTCATCGGCCTCGCGCTCGGCATCCTCGCCGCGCAGCGCCGCGGCGGCGGGTGGGATCGCTTCCTCGCCGGCTATGCGACGCTCGGCTTCTCGCTGCCGCCGTTCGTGATGGCCTATATCCTCGCCTTCATCTTCGCGGCGACACTGCACTGGCTGCCGGTGCAGGGTTTCAAGCCGATCTCGTCGGGGCTGGGCGGCTTCCTGACGACCGCGATATTGCCCGCGCTGTCGCTGGGCATCGTCTTTTCCGCGCTGGTCGCCAACGTCACCCGCGGATCGATGCTGGAAACGCTGGAGCAGGATTATATCCGCACCGCGGTCGCCAAGGGCGTCGGCCGGCCGGCGATCCTGTTCCGCCACGCGCTGCGCAACGCCGCGATCCCGATCGTCACGGTGATCGGCAGCGGCGTGCCGGTGCTGATCGGCGGCACGGTGGTGGTGGAGGGAATCTTCGTCGTCCCCGGCATCGGCGGCCTCACCGTCGATGCGATCCTGCACCGCGACTATCCGGTGATCCAGGCGGTCGTGCTGATGTCCAGCCTCGTCTATGTGCTGGTCAACCTCCTGGTCGACCTCAGCTACACCCTCCTCGATCCGAGGATCCGCTATTGA
- a CDS encoding ABC transporter permease, with translation MNATAAILPGDHVASADPIAEPPAIATPRRRRLPRLNGALVMGSAILLAIVLLAITAPLLTGFDPRAVDLGERLRPWDGTHLLGTDMLGRDILSRMLFGTRTSLAIGFSCAAMSLAIGTLIGVLSAATRLGDAIIMRVLDGVMSVPAVLLAIALMAIAGGSAVNVIIAVTIVETPRCARLARGLMLSLRERPYVEAAIASGTPPALLLTRHLLPSLMAPLMVQGAFVWAAAMLIEAALSFIGAGVPPSTPTWGNMIAESKSLWQLRPSLIFLPAAALTLTVLGVNLLGEGLRRLFDIRRR, from the coding sequence TTGAACGCGACAGCCGCCATCCTGCCCGGCGACCATGTCGCGTCGGCCGATCCGATCGCCGAGCCGCCGGCCATCGCCACGCCGCGCCGCCGCCGCCTGCCCCGCCTCAACGGCGCGCTGGTGATGGGCAGCGCGATCCTGCTCGCCATTGTGCTGCTCGCGATCACCGCCCCGCTGCTGACCGGCTTCGATCCCCGCGCGGTCGACCTCGGCGAGCGGCTGCGCCCGTGGGACGGCACACACCTGCTGGGCACCGACATGCTGGGCCGCGACATCCTGTCGCGCATGCTGTTCGGCACGCGCACCTCGCTCGCGATCGGCTTTTCCTGCGCGGCGATGTCGCTGGCGATCGGGACGCTGATCGGCGTGCTCTCCGCCGCGACCCGGCTGGGCGACGCCATCATCATGCGCGTGCTGGACGGGGTGATGTCCGTGCCCGCGGTGCTGCTCGCCATCGCGCTGATGGCGATCGCCGGCGGCTCCGCCGTCAACGTCATCATCGCGGTGACGATCGTCGAGACGCCGCGCTGCGCCCGGCTTGCGCGCGGGCTGATGCTGTCGCTGCGCGAGCGGCCCTATGTGGAGGCGGCAATCGCGTCCGGCACGCCGCCGGCGCTGCTGCTCACCCGCCATCTGCTGCCCAGCCTGATGGCGCCGCTGATGGTGCAGGGCGCGTTCGTGTGGGCCGCGGCGATGCTGATCGAGGCCGCGCTCTCCTTCATCGGCGCGGGCGTGCCGCCGAGCACGCCGACCTGGGGCAATATGATCGCCGAATCCAAGTCGCTCTGGCAGCTCCGCCCCAGCCTGATCTTCCTGCCGGCGGCGGCGCTGACGCTCACGGTGCTCGGCGTCAACCTGCTCGGCGAGGGGCTGCGCCGCCTGTTCGACATCCGGAGGCGCTGA
- a CDS encoding ABC transporter ATP-binding protein, which produces MSLLQVEALDVSFPSPAGPLLAVDGISFTVEAGETVAIVGESGSGKSVTAMAIMRLLGEDVRLSGSVRLEGKDLVAASPAEMRRVRGNRIGMIFQEPMSALNPLQPVGRQIAEGLRLHRGLGRRAADARALELLGRLGIPAPERRAREYPHQLSGGMRQRVVIAMALACDPALLIADEPTTALDVTVQAQILDLIREQSRQLGAGVILITHDLGVVAELADRVVVIYAGRKVEEGPVAEVLGQPIHPYTRGLLAATPRLSGGRGCRDGRMVEIAGNVPPLSRARPAGCAFTPRCAYAADRCAVVAPQLTPVGTGRQAACLKLEDAA; this is translated from the coding sequence ATGAGCCTGCTGCAGGTCGAGGCGCTCGACGTTAGCTTCCCCTCCCCCGCCGGTCCGCTGCTCGCGGTTGACGGCATCAGCTTCACCGTCGAGGCCGGTGAGACCGTGGCGATCGTCGGCGAGAGCGGATCGGGCAAGTCGGTCACCGCGATGGCGATCATGCGGCTGCTGGGCGAGGATGTGCGGCTGAGCGGCAGCGTGCGGCTGGAGGGCAAGGATCTCGTCGCCGCTTCGCCCGCCGAGATGCGCCGGGTGCGCGGCAACCGCATCGGCATGATCTTCCAGGAACCGATGAGCGCGCTCAACCCGCTGCAGCCGGTGGGCCGCCAGATCGCCGAGGGGCTGCGCCTGCATCGCGGGCTCGGCCGGCGCGCAGCCGACGCGCGTGCGTTGGAGCTGCTCGGGCGGCTCGGCATTCCCGCGCCGGAACGGCGCGCGCGCGAATATCCGCACCAGCTTTCGGGCGGCATGCGCCAGCGCGTCGTGATCGCGATGGCGCTGGCCTGCGATCCGGCGCTGCTGATCGCCGACGAGCCGACCACCGCGCTCGACGTGACCGTGCAGGCGCAGATCCTCGACCTGATCCGCGAGCAGAGCCGCCAGCTCGGCGCCGGCGTCATCCTCATCACCCATGACCTGGGCGTCGTCGCCGAACTCGCCGACCGCGTGGTGGTGATCTACGCCGGCCGCAAGGTGGAGGAAGGCCCCGTCGCCGAGGTGCTCGGCCAGCCGATCCACCCCTATACCCGCGGCTTGCTGGCGGCGACGCCGCGCCTGTCGGGCGGACGCGGCTGTCGCGACGGGCGGATGGTGGAGATCGCCGGCAACGTCCCGCCGCTGTCGCGCGCGCGGCCGGCGGGCTGCGCCTTCACCCCGCGCTGCGCCTATGCGGCGGATCGCTGCGCGGTGGTGGCGCCGCAACTGACGCCGGTCGGCACCGGGCGGCAGGCCGCCTGCCTCAAGCTGGAGGACGCGGCATGA
- a CDS encoding ABC transporter ATP-binding protein, which produces MSQTILDVHELRKYYPVGQGWLPGSGRRSVKALDDVTFTLDKGETLAVVGESGCGKSTLGRTILRFVEPSGGNVWLDGHRITEMAGREMRRLRRQMQVVFQDPAASLSPRMRVRDIVAEPLRNYGLVSGRAAIAERVGDLLEQVGLPRDAGERYPHEFSGGQRQRIAIARALAPGPDLLICDEAVSALDVSSKAQIVNLLADLQRRLGLAILFISHDLAVVEHIADRIAVMYLGRIVELADRTTLFAAPAHPYTQALLSAVLDPNPVRKRQRIALKGEVPSPIDPPAGCHFHTRCPYAFERCRSEPPVLAQRAPGQVAACHLEALPG; this is translated from the coding sequence ATGAGCCAGACGATCCTCGACGTCCACGAACTGCGCAAATATTATCCGGTCGGCCAGGGCTGGCTGCCGGGATCGGGGCGGCGCAGCGTCAAGGCGCTCGACGACGTCACCTTCACGCTCGACAAGGGCGAGACGCTGGCGGTGGTCGGCGAGAGCGGCTGCGGCAAATCGACGCTGGGGCGCACCATCCTGCGCTTCGTCGAGCCCAGCGGCGGCAATGTCTGGCTCGACGGCCATCGCATCACCGAGATGGCCGGGCGCGAGATGCGGCGGCTGCGGCGGCAGATGCAGGTGGTGTTCCAGGATCCTGCCGCCAGCCTTTCGCCGCGGATGCGGGTGCGGGACATCGTCGCCGAGCCGTTGCGGAACTATGGGCTCGTCAGCGGCCGCGCCGCGATCGCCGAGCGCGTCGGCGACCTGCTGGAGCAGGTCGGCCTGCCGCGCGACGCAGGCGAGCGCTACCCCCATGAATTCTCCGGCGGCCAGCGCCAGCGTATCGCCATCGCCCGCGCGCTCGCGCCCGGGCCGGACCTGCTGATCTGCGACGAGGCGGTCTCCGCGCTGGACGTGTCCAGCAAGGCACAGATCGTCAACCTGCTCGCCGACCTGCAGCGGCGGCTGGGGCTGGCGATCCTGTTCATCAGCCACGACCTCGCGGTGGTGGAGCATATCGCCGATCGCATCGCGGTGATGTATCTCGGCCGCATCGTCGAGCTCGCCGACCGCACGACCCTGTTCGCGGCGCCGGCGCATCCCTATACGCAGGCCCTGCTCTCCGCAGTGCTCGATCCGAACCCGGTGCGCAAACGCCAGCGCATCGCGCTGAAGGGCGAGGTGCCGAGCCCGATCGACCCGCCCGCCGGCTGCCATTTCCACACCCGCTGCCCCTATGCGTTCGAACGCTGCCGCAGCGAGCCGCCGGTGCTGGCGCAACGCGCGCCGGGGCAGGTGGCGGCGTGCCATCTGGAGGCATTGCCGGGTTAA
- a CDS encoding immunity protein YezG family protein produces MEESYRTIATALLEACPPGVQRAWLEAELDDGHATTRYWYEKDGKTAQPKLPSLASFQIAKALNEIRDAMVKTGQAPWQRCTFSVDPAGRFRFDVDYDDKAA; encoded by the coding sequence GTGGAAGAAAGCTACCGGACGATCGCGACCGCGCTGCTCGAAGCCTGCCCGCCGGGCGTGCAGCGCGCGTGGCTGGAGGCGGAGCTGGACGATGGCCACGCCACGACCCGCTACTGGTATGAGAAGGATGGCAAGACCGCGCAGCCCAAGCTGCCTTCGCTTGCCTCGTTCCAGATCGCCAAGGCGCTCAACGAGATCCGCGATGCGATGGTGAAGACGGGCCAGGCGCCCTGGCAGCGCTGCACCTTCTCGGTCGATCCGGCGGGGCGCTTCCGCTTCGACGTCGACTATGACGACAAGGCGGCCTGA
- a CDS encoding DNA/RNA non-specific endonuclease codes for MTNDSISGLPGQSGTHIPAAVGSTASVAASLIAGHRGANGALDAPALAAGVARRAGGDDDARAALEAAVGAQLSPVESGEFAAALDASAAGGGDRDRIVMDGGSKGDWPPELNARDLQPNTDYVVNGYTYQTDGQGRVTSAEGQLDLKTADRNSYQQGVSGREDRLPDDQGGHLIASIFNGPGDRVNLVPMNGNFNMGAWRDMERGFENALEAGKDVDVKIDVIYSSDSTRPEGFVINSEIDGVAQTDTFFNRPGGV; via the coding sequence ATGACCAACGACAGCATATCTGGCCTTCCAGGCCAGTCCGGCACGCACATCCCCGCGGCGGTTGGCAGCACCGCCAGCGTGGCCGCCTCGCTGATCGCGGGTCATCGCGGGGCGAATGGCGCGCTCGACGCGCCGGCGCTGGCCGCCGGCGTCGCCCGCCGGGCCGGCGGCGACGACGATGCGCGCGCCGCGCTCGAGGCGGCGGTCGGTGCGCAGCTTTCGCCCGTCGAAAGCGGGGAGTTCGCCGCCGCGCTCGACGCGTCCGCTGCCGGCGGCGGCGACCGCGACCGCATCGTCATGGACGGCGGCAGCAAGGGCGATTGGCCGCCCGAGCTCAACGCGCGCGATCTCCAGCCGAATACCGATTATGTCGTCAACGGCTATACCTACCAGACCGACGGTCAGGGCCGGGTGACCAGCGCCGAAGGGCAGCTCGACCTCAAGACCGCCGATCGCAACTCCTATCAGCAGGGCGTCTCGGGCCGCGAGGACCGGCTGCCCGACGACCAGGGCGGCCATCTGATCGCCTCGATCTTCAACGGCCCCGGCGACCGCGTGAACCTCGTGCCGATGAACGGCAATTTCAACATGGGTGCGTGGCGCGACATGGAACGCGGGTTCGAGAACGCGCTGGAGGCCGGCAAGGATGTCGACGTGAAGATCGACGTGATCTACAGCAGCGACAGCACGCGTCCCGAGGGCTTCGTGATCAATTCGGAGATCGACGGCGTCGCGCAGACCGACACCTTCTTCAACCGTCCCGGAGGCGTCTAA
- a CDS encoding DUF1521 domain-containing protein — MSDIIYNTSLTANAYLQPGSSPNNAIEGQAIQLAAGILGTFIKPLFAGPFAFAQLPSQFALLGGTMQPPLRPGASPIFAPQPGAQWSASLTSEHTGNIDLGDGYTMRLDERSSEIMIHNEKTNEWTRIWGDPHVDVNGERAFDFWGTTTFTLENGTKVTIDTEQWGGNPDAYVASKVTVTNGDRAIVVDGISQNEIGDLEISMSDNGALIDAATRDGFVLHENATGLGWRSELTGEVARHADLEITKPGELYGPGSTAPSFGEIREALGTFLMFGIAVGIGESFAAAARTAIREDLFA; from the coding sequence ATGAGCGACATCATCTACAACACCAGCCTGACGGCGAACGCCTACCTCCAACCGGGCTCGAGCCCGAACAACGCGATCGAGGGGCAGGCGATCCAGCTTGCCGCCGGCATCCTTGGCACCTTCATCAAGCCGCTGTTCGCCGGCCCCTTCGCGTTCGCGCAGCTGCCCTCGCAGTTCGCGCTGCTGGGCGGCACGATGCAGCCGCCGCTCCGCCCCGGCGCCTCGCCGATCTTCGCCCCGCAGCCCGGCGCGCAGTGGAGCGCCTCGCTGACCAGCGAGCATACCGGCAACATCGATCTGGGCGATGGCTATACGATGCGTCTCGACGAGCGCAGCTCGGAGATCATGATCCACAACGAGAAGACCAACGAATGGACGCGCATCTGGGGCGATCCGCACGTCGACGTCAACGGTGAGCGCGCGTTCGATTTCTGGGGCACCACCACCTTCACGCTCGAAAACGGCACCAAGGTGACGATCGATACCGAGCAGTGGGGCGGCAATCCCGACGCCTATGTCGCCAGCAAGGTGACGGTGACCAACGGCGATCGCGCGATCGTCGTCGACGGCATCAGCCAGAACGAGATCGGCGATCTCGAAATCTCGATGTCTGACAATGGCGCGCTGATCGATGCGGCGACGCGCGACGGCTTCGTCCTCCACGAGAATGCGACCGGCCTCGGCTGGCGCTCCGAACTGACCGGCGAGGTCGCGAGGCACGCCGATCTGGAGATCACCAAGCCGGGCGAGCTCTATGGCCCCGGCAGCACCGCGCCGAGCTTCGGCGAGATCCGCGAGGCGCTGGGCACCTTCCTGATGTTCGGCATCGCGGTCGGCATCGGTGAGAGCTTCGCCGCCGCCGCGCGCACCGCGATCCGCGAAGACCTGTTCGCCTGA
- a CDS encoding DUF6683 family protein has translation MLASARAALTAAACLTFVAAPPAFAQDIGPALDPGLMVGYAGGEAVRYSNERRSSARPVARPRAPLRSLDVSSFTAQSARGAPGGRAEIDTSYTPDPARTQKNLRQFVQRTREADEKTGADLERSLRGGKLLNDARAAFAQFGLDGNDVADTVAGYLVTAWYTSRGRGDDPSKAQLRAVSNQIASAMAASPEFAEATEDMKQELAEAMMIHTIYAGAAIEQVKNDPEMLERVSDAIAKGAQSTFGFDVRTMGLDENGLSLGRTGARDDAKGADKQALALAGDAGKAPAEQEGGDASIVTPVVAALVAAGVGGMIAWKARGRQERG, from the coding sequence ATGCTTGCATCGGCCCGTGCCGCGCTCACCGCGGCTGCCTGCCTCACATTCGTCGCCGCTCCTCCCGCCTTCGCGCAGGACATCGGCCCGGCGCTCGATCCGGGGCTGATGGTCGGCTATGCCGGCGGTGAGGCGGTGCGCTATTCCAACGAGCGCCGTTCGTCCGCGCGCCCCGTGGCGCGGCCGCGCGCGCCGCTGCGCTCGCTCGATGTCTCCTCCTTCACCGCGCAGAGCGCGCGCGGCGCGCCCGGCGGGCGCGCCGAGATCGACACCAGCTACACCCCCGATCCGGCGCGCACGCAGAAGAATCTGCGTCAGTTCGTCCAGCGCACGCGCGAGGCGGACGAAAAGACCGGTGCCGACCTCGAACGCTCGCTGCGGGGCGGCAAGCTGCTGAACGATGCGCGCGCCGCCTTCGCGCAGTTCGGGCTCGACGGCAATGACGTCGCCGATACCGTCGCGGGCTATCTCGTCACCGCTTGGTACACCTCGCGCGGCCGCGGCGACGATCCCTCGAAGGCCCAACTCCGCGCGGTCAGCAACCAGATCGCCTCCGCCATGGCCGCCTCGCCCGAATTCGCCGAGGCGACCGAGGACATGAAGCAGGAACTGGCCGAGGCGATGATGATCCACACGATCTACGCCGGTGCCGCGATCGAGCAGGTCAAGAACGACCCCGAGATGCTCGAGCGCGTGTCCGACGCGATCGCCAAGGGCGCGCAATCGACCTTCGGCTTCGACGTGCGCACGATGGGGCTGGACGAGAATGGCCTTTCGCTCGGCCGGACCGGCGCGCGCGACGATGCGAAGGGCGCAGACAAGCAGGCGCTGGCGCTCGCCGGCGATGCCGGGAAGGCGCCGGCCGAACAGGAAGGCGGCGACGCCAGCATCGTCACCCCCGTCGTGGCGGCGCTGGTGGCCGCCGGTGTCGGCGGGATGATCGCGTGGAAGGCACGCGGCCGGCAGGAGCGGGGCTGA
- a CDS encoding helix-turn-helix domain-containing protein gives MTGDDPLAVDADEEARLRELMRLLRKADAAAGAEEELIGEFRIPRSRIPERHIEGIRTLTKTEAAVLRFLGWGRANADIATLLVISENTVRVHLNNMCRKLELDGVRELNALAGLFFHPLT, from the coding sequence ATGACCGGTGACGATCCCCTCGCGGTGGATGCCGACGAAGAGGCGCGGCTGCGCGAACTGATGCGGCTGCTGCGCAAGGCGGACGCGGCGGCGGGCGCCGAAGAGGAACTCATCGGCGAGTTCCGCATCCCGCGCTCGCGCATTCCCGAACGCCATATCGAGGGCATCCGCACCCTGACCAAGACGGAGGCGGCGGTGCTGCGCTTCCTCGGCTGGGGCCGCGCCAATGCCGACATCGCGACATTGCTGGTGATCAGCGAGAATACGGTGCGCGTTCACCTCAACAATATGTGCCGCAAGCTCGAACTCGATGGCGTGCGCGAACTCAACGCGCTGGCCGGATTGTTCTTCCATCCGCTCACCTAA